One Candidatus Gastranaerophilales bacterium DNA segment encodes these proteins:
- the murI gene encoding glutamate racemase: MNNNPIGLFDSGVGGLTVFSKLIKLLPNENYIYFGDTKNVPYGAKSQEQLISLAKIIFDYFQEKNVKAVVMACNTTSALTYDSLKNDYDFKIYPVIQVAAKCIAEQGIKRIGVLSTQATADSHAYAKEIIKYAPSLKIFESGCPGWVQIVEHRTQDNPQSIALVEKYVKNMLNNNVEKIILGCTHYPYLLDTISNFAPRDMFIDPADFFVEHIKNDIQNSNIRADKQLFEPKFIVSSAPEEFQKSASLFYNINKTPELFIQNSAVL; the protein is encoded by the coding sequence ATGAATAACAACCCTATCGGATTATTTGACTCAGGCGTCGGCGGTTTGACCGTCTTTAGCAAACTTATAAAATTGTTACCAAATGAAAATTATATCTATTTCGGCGATACCAAAAATGTGCCCTATGGAGCAAAATCTCAAGAACAATTGATAAGTCTGGCTAAAATCATCTTTGATTATTTTCAAGAAAAAAATGTCAAAGCTGTTGTTATGGCGTGCAACACAACTTCTGCCCTAACTTATGACTCTTTAAAAAACGATTATGACTTCAAAATTTACCCCGTAATCCAAGTCGCAGCAAAATGTATTGCTGAACAAGGCATAAAACGTATCGGAGTCCTATCAACACAGGCTACTGCTGACTCTCACGCTTACGCAAAAGAAATTATTAAATATGCACCTTCTTTAAAAATATTTGAAAGCGGCTGTCCCGGTTGGGTTCAAATCGTAGAACACAGAACTCAGGATAATCCTCAAAGCATTGCTTTGGTTGAAAAATATGTTAAAAATATGTTAAATAATAACGTTGAAAAAATAATTCTCGGCTGCACTCACTACCCCTACCTGCTTGATACAATATCAAATTTTGCACCAAGAGATATGTTTATTGACCCTGCTGATTTCTTTGTTGAACACATTAAAAATGACATTCAAAATTCAAACATACGTGCAGACAAACAACTGTTTGAACCTAAATTTATAGTTAGTTCCGCTCCGGAAGAATTCCAAAAATCAGCAAGCCTATTCTACAATATTAATAAAACGCCTGAATTATTTATACAAAATTCTGCCGTTCTATAA
- a CDS encoding sigma-70 family RNA polymerase sigma factor has translation MGNNFNCGTNPSKPANLPIVNDSTFSVYVREISRYRSLDAFEEQQYAESAKNGSMSAKQELIKANLKLVVNIAKKIVHVSKLPMIDLVQEGNLGLMVAVEKFNWKLGYRFSTYASWWIKQAIFKAISEQSHSMKIPVYIQETLSKFSKIKAQMEQEQNQCVKNEEVAKKMNMEPDKIDNFLNAYSKTLSLDADTDTNGNSDMNLSEVIEDKKASADAPAEYVALKNDVFQLISTLKDREQCVIRLRFGLGDEEKQTLEEIGKIYGVTKECIRQTESRALKKLKLSSFGASLFSAYVAG, from the coding sequence ATGGGAAACAATTTTAATTGCGGAACAAATCCGTCTAAACCTGCTAACTTGCCGATTGTTAATGATTCTACATTTAGTGTGTATGTTCGAGAAATCTCACGTTACCGCTCTCTTGATGCCTTTGAGGAACAACAATATGCCGAAAGTGCAAAAAACGGCTCTATGTCAGCTAAACAAGAGCTTATCAAAGCGAATTTGAAGCTTGTTGTTAATATTGCAAAAAAAATTGTGCATGTCAGCAAATTGCCGATGATAGACTTGGTTCAAGAAGGCAATCTCGGTTTGATGGTTGCTGTTGAAAAATTTAATTGGAAACTGGGCTACCGCTTTTCTACCTATGCTTCTTGGTGGATTAAACAAGCTATTTTTAAGGCTATTTCAGAACAATCTCATAGCATGAAAATTCCTGTTTATATCCAAGAAACCTTGTCAAAATTTTCAAAAATTAAAGCCCAAATGGAACAAGAACAAAATCAATGTGTGAAAAACGAAGAAGTCGCAAAAAAAATGAATATGGAACCTGACAAAATAGACAACTTTTTAAATGCTTATTCCAAGACTTTGTCTTTAGACGCAGATACAGATACAAACGGAAATTCTGATATGAATTTATCCGAAGTTATAGAAGACAAAAAAGCTTCAGCAGATGCTCCTGCAGAATACGTAGCACTTAAAAATGATGTTTTTCAACTAATTTCAACTCTAAAAGACAGAGAGCAATGTGTGATTCGCTTAAGATTTGGTTTGGGTGATGAAGAAAAACAAACCTTGGAAGAAATAGGGAAAATATATGGCGTAACTAAAGAATGTATCAGACAAACAGAGTCAAGAGCCTTGAAAAAATTGAAATTAAGCAGTTTTGGTGCATCTTTGTTTTCCGCTTATGTTGCAGGGTAA
- a CDS encoding hybrid sensor histidine kinase/response regulator, protein MNFLPEEFDEILNIFRDESSEILQKFNNSLLRLEENPDDETAVLPLFQEAHSLKGAARMIGFDGIQTLAHKVEDTLSLFKNKKLAVTKEIISSLYKTSDFLQFLIDKSVSQKEDFKTPDLKEYLRVLDKINNPNPQENIFELNIPQITHSEEKNKDEETPTSGIEYFMTQTANIGAQCLEFLFVLEKYDEKEQETHFSILLDNCKSILSIFQKTSFAEITHKLDSLKKAIESIQRDLNTTHQADIDNLKLTFTEIVNAINSVFDTLSLPKITISQTQPIQNEDVSAEIQNDSSKNMLPQRNQIKEKLNYLSSVITQIKLDPSYLEKCQQNILAILNSGLNEEISQIYKKIFDILEQIKKNNIKPDNDVISIISQSINITKNIILNNENVETDDLSLLFQRLSIIEQMIDIADTKGLTQLTEDGEIKATQPEFQKVQDFFKTFEIGSIKTLRVDTKKLDTLISQMGELIVNGIKTKKHLYEIDSFTQKLNEWNLNLKKTVNYLKYFDKKNLSEEELAEALTAFNKQILIQFQNNQSDVSDLIKDLGNIYKHIQEDDIKLNHIIVEIENIVKSIRVLPLATIFHMFPRMIRDIAIHSGKEVELLISGSETTVDKKILEEIKMPLIHILRNSVDHGIEPKEERIKKNKPPIGKIQLSAHYEENKIIIEIDDDGYGINIQKIKKKALEKGLLTTEEINSMNNEQIMNLIFIPGFSTGDKITEISGRGIGLDIVQTKIAQLNGKIKVYSQLNKGAKVIIELPISMSTIKSFIVDIAGQKFAIPTSSIHLVQWLDKDKIFIKDGYKTIILNNQTIPIIDLTQMLHLKRHNTEKSKKITVVVLENANTQIAYIVDKLLGDQDILQKKLSPPVFKLKFISGITTLAEGDICLIFNVPELFKNTVNEIENIIENKIPHLLEVNSTEFLPEEKRIIIIDDSQTTLTLLKKILSNEGYQVFAYTNPQTALIKIKQDNFDLIISDISMPNLNGVDLIKEIKNDEETADTPVMIISTIPQIKVQKEIENLKISHYINKQSFNKKIFIKEISDLLQKKIAN, encoded by the coding sequence ATGAATTTTTTACCTGAAGAATTCGACGAAATCCTTAATATTTTTAGAGATGAAAGTTCTGAAATTCTACAAAAATTTAATAACAGCTTACTTAGACTTGAAGAAAATCCTGACGACGAAACTGCTGTCCTCCCGCTTTTTCAAGAAGCTCACTCTCTTAAAGGTGCCGCAAGAATGATTGGCTTTGACGGCATTCAAACTCTTGCCCACAAAGTCGAAGATACTCTGTCTCTTTTTAAAAATAAAAAACTTGCAGTTACAAAAGAAATCATATCAAGCCTTTATAAAACTTCTGATTTTTTGCAATTTCTAATTGACAAATCCGTATCTCAAAAAGAAGACTTTAAAACTCCTGACCTTAAAGAATATTTAAGGGTCTTGGATAAAATAAATAACCCAAACCCTCAAGAAAACATTTTTGAACTCAATATTCCACAAATCACTCATTCTGAAGAAAAAAACAAGGACGAAGAAACTCCAACCAGCGGTATTGAATATTTTATGACTCAAACAGCTAATATTGGTGCTCAATGCTTGGAATTCCTCTTTGTACTTGAAAAATACGATGAAAAAGAACAAGAAACCCACTTCTCTATTCTTCTCGACAACTGCAAAAGTATTCTATCAATTTTTCAAAAAACTTCATTTGCGGAAATTACCCACAAGCTCGACTCTTTAAAGAAAGCCATCGAATCAATTCAAAGAGATTTGAATACAACACATCAAGCTGATATTGATAACTTGAAATTGACTTTTACTGAAATCGTTAATGCCATCAACTCCGTTTTCGATACCCTTTCTTTACCTAAAATAACAATATCTCAAACCCAACCAATTCAAAATGAAGATGTTTCAGCTGAAATACAAAATGATTCTTCTAAAAACATGCTGCCCCAAAGAAATCAAATTAAAGAAAAATTAAATTACCTTTCCAGTGTTATTACCCAAATCAAACTCGACCCGAGCTATCTTGAAAAATGCCAACAAAATATTTTAGCCATACTCAACTCAGGCTTAAATGAAGAAATCTCACAAATTTACAAAAAAATATTCGACATACTTGAACAAATCAAAAAGAATAACATCAAACCCGATAACGACGTAATATCTATCATCAGTCAAAGTATAAACATTACTAAAAATATTATTTTAAACAACGAAAACGTTGAAACTGATGACCTTAGCCTACTATTTCAAAGACTGTCAATTATTGAACAAATGATTGATATTGCCGATACAAAAGGACTAACACAACTGACAGAAGACGGCGAAATAAAAGCTACTCAACCGGAATTCCAAAAAGTACAAGACTTCTTTAAAACCTTTGAAATCGGTTCCATAAAAACACTTCGGGTTGACACTAAAAAACTCGACACCCTAATCTCTCAAATGGGAGAACTCATCGTAAATGGGATTAAAACTAAAAAGCATCTTTATGAAATTGATTCTTTCACTCAAAAGCTAAATGAATGGAATTTAAATCTCAAAAAAACTGTAAATTATCTTAAATATTTTGATAAAAAAAATCTCTCTGAAGAAGAACTTGCAGAAGCTTTAACTGCATTTAACAAACAAATTTTGATACAATTTCAAAATAATCAATCTGATGTTAGCGATTTGATTAAAGACTTGGGCAATATTTACAAACATATACAAGAAGATGACATTAAGCTGAATCACATAATCGTAGAAATAGAAAATATAGTCAAAAGTATTCGTGTACTCCCATTGGCTACAATATTTCACATGTTCCCCAGAATGATTAGAGATATAGCCATTCATAGCGGTAAAGAAGTTGAATTGTTAATCTCAGGAAGCGAAACTACCGTCGACAAAAAAATACTCGAAGAAATTAAAATGCCACTTATTCACATCCTCAGAAACTCCGTCGACCACGGGATAGAGCCTAAAGAAGAAAGAATTAAAAAAAACAAACCCCCTATCGGAAAAATTCAACTTAGTGCACATTATGAAGAAAATAAAATCATCATAGAAATTGATGACGACGGCTACGGTATAAATATTCAAAAAATCAAGAAAAAAGCACTCGAAAAAGGTCTTTTGACCACTGAAGAAATAAACTCCATGAACAACGAACAGATTATGAACCTAATCTTCATCCCCGGGTTTTCAACAGGCGACAAAATAACCGAAATCTCAGGGAGAGGAATCGGGCTTGACATTGTGCAAACAAAAATTGCACAACTTAACGGGAAAATTAAGGTATATTCTCAATTAAATAAAGGTGCAAAAGTAATAATTGAGCTGCCTATCTCAATGTCTACCATCAAATCTTTTATTGTAGATATTGCAGGACAAAAATTTGCAATCCCTACAAGCTCTATCCATCTGGTTCAATGGCTCGACAAGGACAAAATTTTTATTAAAGACGGATACAAAACTATTATTTTAAATAATCAAACTATCCCTATTATTGATTTAACACAAATGCTTCATCTTAAAAGACATAACACTGAAAAATCAAAAAAAATTACAGTAGTTGTCCTTGAAAATGCCAACACTCAAATCGCATATATTGTGGATAAATTATTAGGAGATCAGGATATTTTGCAAAAAAAATTATCGCCTCCGGTCTTTAAACTGAAATTTATCTCAGGCATCACAACTCTTGCAGAAGGCGACATTTGTCTAATATTTAATGTTCCTGAATTGTTTAAAAATACTGTAAATGAAATTGAAAATATTATCGAAAATAAAATTCCGCATTTACTCGAAGTGAATTCTACTGAATTTTTACCCGAAGAAAAACGAATAATAATAATCGACGATTCGCAAACAACCTTAACTCTTTTGAAAAAAATTCTTTCAAATGAAGGCTATCAAGTTTTTGCCTATACAAATCCGCAAACCGCACTTATAAAAATAAAACAAGACAATTTTGATTTGATTATCAGCGACATTTCTATGCCAAATCTCAATGGGGTTGACCTTATTAAAGAGATTAAAAACGATGAAGAAACCGCTGATACACCTGTCATGATTATATCCACAATTCCACAAATAAAAGTTCAAAAAGAAATTGAAAATTTAAAAATATCTCATTATATTAACAAACAATCTTTCAACAAGAAGATTTTTATAAAAGAAATTTCTGACTTATTACAAAAAAAGATTGCCAATTAG
- a CDS encoding chemotaxis protein CheW produces the protein MITNLTVSDVNSKEESSLFVYFKLGSKSYAIHTSHTIEILKLAKIEIPQKLPALVMGVLNYNNMTINVIDLRSALNLSLEEFKTSNQIIVLKTQESIFAIVVDEVLNILSIPHSEMNIPPYNSQSHLIKMLYNLENDVISIVDLYALEELVSENQNTPNENNYELFFPKDEKSLAVLQERSKFISKKDQLSFFSSIYNQDQFLIFNLAKNIYCLNLKYVKEIVALKNLSITKLPFAPNYIVGIINLHGDFLTVLNMKEFFKVYSKHHCESKNIIIIDSKDFKLGLLVDGIKNIASINHDKFIHKSSSKFNSKYVMAEIVEENEIYNILNVEKFLNDEKLFVSIE, from the coding sequence ATGATTACGAATCTAACTGTTTCAGATGTAAATTCAAAGGAAGAGAGTTCTCTTTTTGTATATTTTAAACTTGGAAGTAAAAGTTACGCAATTCACACTTCTCATACGATAGAAATTTTAAAATTAGCAAAAATTGAAATTCCGCAAAAGTTGCCTGCGTTGGTGATGGGTGTATTGAATTATAACAATATGACGATAAACGTAATAGACTTGCGTTCAGCGTTGAATTTATCATTGGAGGAGTTTAAAACTTCTAATCAAATTATTGTGTTAAAAACTCAAGAATCTATATTTGCAATAGTGGTTGATGAAGTTTTGAATATATTAAGTATTCCGCATTCTGAGATGAATATTCCCCCATATAACTCTCAATCGCACTTGATTAAAATGCTTTATAACCTTGAGAATGATGTTATCTCAATAGTTGACTTGTATGCGTTAGAAGAACTTGTTTCTGAAAATCAAAATACCCCCAATGAAAATAATTATGAATTGTTTTTTCCAAAAGATGAAAAATCTCTTGCTGTACTTCAAGAAAGAAGCAAATTTATTTCAAAGAAAGACCAATTATCATTTTTTTCTAGTATATATAATCAAGACCAATTTTTGATTTTCAACCTTGCCAAAAATATTTATTGTTTGAATTTGAAATATGTCAAAGAAATTGTGGCACTAAAGAATTTATCAATTACAAAACTTCCATTTGCCCCGAATTATATTGTAGGGATTATAAATCTTCATGGTGATTTTTTGACCGTTCTGAACATGAAAGAGTTTTTTAAAGTATATTCTAAACACCATTGTGAATCGAAAAATATAATAATTATAGATTCAAAGGATTTTAAACTCGGGCTTTTGGTTGACGGGATTAAAAATATTGCGAGTATCAATCATGACAAGTTTATTCATAAATCAAGCAGTAAATTTAACTCAAAATATGTTATGGCTGAAATTGTCGAAGAAAATGAAATATATAATATTTTGAATGTAGAGAAATTCTTAAATGACGAAAAATTATTTGTAAGTATTGAGTAG
- a CDS encoding methyl-accepting chemotaxis protein — MKIKDLSLVNKLRRKSLIDCISILFFAIITALAVAFRGNSVLLLLLILFFTTIYILQYTYSRNDVIRALKSTIDSGLRESEETTSKALELNTKQKNIADSYTDTVKKIDQSIRSVSQISSKTKDFAQNVAAMAQESLSFSFKESQSVKENISMMLTLKQKIQTIAELILELSDYIQQIGNTVGIVEDIAEQTNMLALNAAVEAARAGEHGKGFAVVAGEIRKLADESKQATTKISSLINDIEQATNSTVMATEEGTKEIESGVELAHNINGNIDSLINIMKDLTTGIEEILSSTIDQSMLSENVIDSVDELHKKLEESTQTLNENTENIRIISQLSSHLKDNIIS; from the coding sequence ATGAAAATAAAAGATTTAAGTCTTGTAAATAAACTAAGAAGAAAAAGCCTCATCGACTGCATTTCAATTTTATTCTTTGCAATAATAACAGCTCTTGCAGTAGCATTTAGAGGCAATTCCGTCTTATTATTACTGTTGATACTGTTTTTTACAACAATTTATATTCTACAATATACCTATTCCAGAAACGACGTCATAAGAGCTTTGAAATCAACTATCGACTCGGGCTTACGTGAATCTGAAGAAACTACCTCTAAAGCACTTGAATTGAATACTAAACAAAAAAATATCGCTGACAGCTACACTGACACAGTGAAAAAAATAGACCAATCTATCCGCAGCGTTAGCCAAATATCTTCTAAAACAAAAGACTTCGCTCAAAATGTCGCCGCTATGGCTCAAGAATCATTATCTTTTTCTTTCAAAGAATCTCAATCGGTAAAAGAAAATATATCTATGATGCTTACCTTAAAACAAAAAATCCAAACCATTGCCGAATTGATTCTTGAATTAAGCGACTATATCCAACAAATCGGAAACACTGTCGGCATTGTCGAAGATATCGCTGAACAAACCAACATGCTCGCTCTAAATGCAGCTGTTGAAGCAGCAAGAGCAGGTGAACACGGCAAAGGCTTTGCCGTTGTCGCTGGTGAAATCAGAAAACTTGCTGATGAATCAAAACAAGCTACTACTAAAATTTCTTCTTTGATTAATGATATAGAACAAGCTACCAACTCAACCGTTATGGCTACTGAAGAAGGTACTAAAGAAATTGAATCAGGCGTTGAATTGGCTCACAATATCAACGGCAACATCGACTCACTTATAAATATTATGAAAGATTTGACTACAGGCATTGAAGAAATCTTGAGCTCAACTATTGACCAATCTATGCTCTCTGAAAATGTTATCGACTCTGTTGATGAACTCCACAAAAAGCTTGAAGAATCTACTCAAACTCTTAATGAAAATACTGAAAATATCAGAATTATTTCGCAATTGTCTTCTCATTTAAAAGATAATATTATTAGTTAG
- a CDS encoding N-acetylmuramoyl-L-alanine amidase yields MIKRLIIAILSIFILNFICEIPQSKAPVLDTPLQNIFAPFVQQALAQNNIKFNTINFDNSDSVIFLGTSGLTENNPLIVKKGKLSSPDRVYYDIENAILTKPSANYDFTNSVLQNLKISQFTTEPPVVRIVLTHNPSVEYDQIRLFKLNGNLIIKLKNEAPAQQYLTQVYRELKDSPYDFFAKSGVTKPSQPTPTLNPPSKNADVYNQIQKAFSENESQVASGVGQYKAPQPQAPTTPQPENKLKSRFYIEKMLLRQGNILLSGTGVVNIERMMYLSEPSRVVFDMPNTIVSENVRGKEIQISPSESIRIGQFTPTKARIVITTPYPLKYRPIYSFDLQSILVSHDDRMAGVKLFNSTTKITYMDVKAQNSLTSDMVINFSNPIVHSIRREGNKTEINLYNVTQFQMEDFNKEIRNTPFAESKIDYLPYQGVKITIPVKKEATLDCYENLNATQLKFSVKNPPEKPTPQPQIKQQPQTVQKPKPATKPTVNKPNNYSPTKTIVLDAGHGGSDTGAMRAGIAEKDITLAIAKKAAAILTERGYHVEMTRWNDTYVSLQERSDFSNSKKACIFVSVHINSCVNPEPRGIETHYYHDDSQILAKIMQNHLINKIDSINRGIIKSRFYVINHTFAPSVLLELGFISNDNERNALLTESRKQKSAEAIADGIAEYLRNYKR; encoded by the coding sequence ATGATAAAACGATTAATAATTGCGATATTATCGATTTTTATATTAAATTTCATTTGCGAAATACCACAAAGCAAAGCCCCCGTTCTGGATACACCGCTACAAAACATCTTTGCTCCTTTTGTGCAGCAAGCTTTAGCCCAAAATAATATCAAGTTTAACACGATTAATTTTGACAACTCAGATTCTGTAATATTCCTCGGGACAAGCGGCTTAACAGAAAATAACCCTCTTATTGTAAAAAAAGGTAAGCTCTCAAGCCCAGACAGGGTCTATTATGATATAGAAAATGCAATATTAACAAAACCTTCTGCCAATTATGACTTTACAAACAGCGTTTTGCAAAACCTTAAAATATCACAATTTACAACAGAACCTCCCGTTGTAAGAATAGTCTTGACTCACAACCCATCTGTTGAATATGACCAAATACGCCTGTTTAAGCTAAACGGCAATTTGATAATTAAGTTAAAAAATGAAGCACCTGCTCAACAATACTTAACTCAAGTCTACAGGGAATTGAAAGACAGCCCTTATGACTTTTTCGCAAAATCAGGTGTGACAAAACCATCACAACCTACTCCAACATTAAATCCGCCCTCTAAAAATGCTGATGTGTATAATCAAATTCAAAAAGCATTTAGCGAAAATGAATCTCAAGTAGCTTCTGGCGTCGGACAATACAAAGCTCCTCAACCACAAGCCCCAACAACTCCTCAACCTGAAAATAAACTAAAATCAAGATTCTACATAGAAAAAATGTTACTGCGACAAGGAAATATTCTCTTGAGCGGTACAGGCGTCGTGAACATCGAAAGAATGATGTATCTTTCTGAGCCTTCTCGAGTTGTTTTCGATATGCCTAACACCATCGTTTCTGAAAATGTAAGAGGAAAAGAAATACAAATAAGCCCATCTGAATCCATCAGAATAGGACAATTCACCCCAACTAAAGCAAGAATAGTAATAACAACCCCGTACCCTTTAAAATATAGACCTATTTACTCTTTCGACCTGCAAAGTATTCTGGTATCTCACGACGACAGAATGGCTGGCGTAAAGCTATTTAACTCAACTACAAAAATTACATACATGGACGTCAAAGCTCAAAACTCGTTGACCTCTGATATGGTTATAAACTTTTCAAACCCAATAGTCCACTCAATCAGACGAGAGGGCAATAAAACTGAAATTAACCTATACAATGTAACACAATTCCAAATGGAAGATTTCAACAAAGAAATTAGAAATACCCCTTTTGCAGAAAGCAAAATAGACTACCTCCCATATCAAGGAGTTAAAATAACTATTCCTGTAAAAAAAGAGGCTACTCTTGATTGCTACGAAAATCTCAATGCAACTCAATTAAAATTCTCAGTCAAAAATCCCCCCGAAAAGCCAACTCCTCAACCCCAAATAAAACAACAACCGCAAACAGTCCAAAAGCCAAAACCCGCAACAAAACCTACTGTAAACAAGCCCAATAACTATTCCCCAACAAAAACAATTGTGCTTGACGCCGGTCACGGCGGGTCTGACACCGGTGCTATGAGAGCAGGTATTGCAGAAAAAGACATAACTCTTGCTATCGCAAAAAAAGCCGCTGCAATATTAACGGAAAGAGGTTATCACGTAGAAATGACACGCTGGAATGATACTTATGTTTCTTTACAAGAACGTTCTGATTTTTCCAACAGCAAAAAAGCCTGCATCTTCGTAAGCGTACATATAAATTCTTGCGTAAACCCAGAGCCTAGAGGAATTGAAACCCACTACTACCACGATGATAGTCAAATTCTTGCAAAAATTATGCAAAATCACTTGATTAACAAAATTGACAGCATTAATCGTGGCATTATTAAATCAAGATTTTATGTAATAAATCACACATTCGCTCCATCTGTCCTACTTGAACTTGGATTTATTTCGAACGATAATGAAAGAAACGCACTTCTTACTGAATCACGTAAACAAAAATCTGCAGAAGCAATTGCTGATGGCATTGCTGAATACTTAAGAAACTACAAAAGGTAA
- a CDS encoding S1 RNA-binding domain-containing protein produces the protein MTTQEKFTDVEFEELLSKYDYSFQKGDLVKGIVCSYDSEGVIVDIGAKTAAIVPAREARVNFDVSIEDTLVRNNQYEFLIVKEEDDDGRFTLSYKKVAMAYNWRELEDLKANDATVEGTVVSVVKGGILVEVKGVRGFVPSSHLRAKSIENIVGEKIELKILTMDAQQGNFILSNRKVYADDKEESKRDTFAQIEVGQIVPGEVVRITDFGAFIDIGGIDGLLPLSQISWRWVDHPSDILKIADKIKVEIIGVDHDKQRVSLSLKSLEQDPWIEAKDKINEGDKLEGVITRIKHFGAFVEVFPGVEALLPNNEIVDYQNKTGVMLKVGDKIETTILKFNPDDRRISLSIKSEG, from the coding sequence ATGACAACTCAAGAAAAATTTACCGATGTAGAATTTGAAGAGCTTTTATCTAAGTACGATTATAGCTTTCAAAAAGGCGATTTAGTTAAAGGGATAGTTTGCTCTTATGATTCGGAAGGGGTCATAGTTGATATAGGTGCCAAAACAGCAGCCATCGTGCCTGCTCGTGAAGCCAGAGTCAATTTTGATGTTTCGATTGAAGATACTTTGGTTAGAAATAATCAATATGAATTTTTGATTGTTAAAGAAGAAGACGATGACGGAAGATTTACTCTTTCTTATAAAAAAGTTGCAATGGCTTATAATTGGCGTGAACTTGAAGACCTTAAAGCTAATGATGCTACAGTAGAAGGTACTGTCGTTTCTGTCGTTAAAGGCGGAATCTTGGTGGAAGTCAAAGGTGTTAGAGGCTTCGTCCCTTCAAGCCATTTAAGAGCAAAATCAATAGAAAATATTGTTGGCGAAAAAATTGAGCTCAAAATCCTTACCATGGACGCTCAACAAGGCAACTTTATTCTTTCTAACAGAAAAGTCTATGCTGACGATAAAGAAGAATCTAAACGTGATACATTTGCTCAAATTGAAGTCGGACAAATTGTTCCAGGTGAAGTTGTAAGAATTACTGATTTCGGTGCTTTTATTGATATCGGCGGAATTGACGGACTTCTACCTCTATCTCAAATTTCTTGGAGATGGGTCGATCATCCATCTGACATTTTGAAAATTGCAGATAAAATTAAAGTTGAAATTATCGGTGTCGACCACGATAAACAAAGAGTTAGTTTGAGTTTGAAAAGCTTAGAACAAGATCCTTGGATTGAAGCAAAAGACAAAATTAATGAAGGCGATAAACTCGAAGGTGTTATTACCAGAATTAAACATTTTGGTGCTTTTGTTGAAGTATTCCCCGGGGTAGAAGCTCTACTTCCAAATAACGAAATTGTTGATTACCAAAATAAAACAGGTGTTATGCTAAAAGTTGGGGATAAAATTGAAACAACTATTTTGAAATTTAACCCCGATGATAGAAGAATCAGCTTAAGTATTAAATCTGAAGGCTAA
- the rpsU gene encoding 30S ribosomal protein S21: MPEIRVGDNESIESALKRFKKKIQKAGILSEIKRRERYEKPSIKRKRKSEAARKRRV; encoded by the coding sequence ATGCCAGAAATCCGTGTAGGTGATAACGAAAGTATCGAAAGTGCACTAAAAAGATTTAAGAAAAAAATCCAAAAAGCTGGAATTCTATCTGAAATCAAACGTCGCGAACGTTATGAAAAACCAAGTATCAAAAGAAAACGTAAATCTGAAGCAGCTCGCAAAAGACGTGTTTAA
- a CDS encoding DUF452 family protein, protein MKQYYINNNSDEIILFFNGWGSDERPYKHLQSSKDILIVYDYISLAFDFDFSKYKKVHLLTYSCGALIANIIQKILPPFKTKTVINGTAKPYNLDYGLSKEAYETFFRLTKKNTMDFRKKFLFTNEAELKLFNKSQPHRDIENCYNELIKLKDYCKIDVPQIKYDKIILSECDKVLPIENQEKYWGKKYKLLKDSNHVPFYNFKSFDEIIDF, encoded by the coding sequence ATGAAACAATATTATATAAATAATAATTCAGACGAAATAATTCTCTTTTTTAACGGTTGGGGGTCTGACGAACGTCCATATAAACATCTCCAAAGTAGCAAAGATATCCTCATCGTTTATGACTATATCTCTTTGGCTTTTGATTTTGACTTTTCTAAATACAAAAAAGTTCACCTTTTGACATATTCTTGTGGAGCTTTAATTGCTAATATTATTCAAAAAATATTACCTCCTTTTAAAACAAAAACCGTCATCAACGGGACAGCTAAACCCTATAATCTTGACTATGGTTTATCAAAAGAAGCATATGAAACTTTTTTCAGGCTAACTAAAAAAAACACTATGGATTTTAGAAAAAAATTTTTGTTCACCAATGAAGCCGAACTAAAACTATTCAACAAAAGTCAACCACACAGAGATATTGAAAACTGCTACAATGAACTTATAAAACTCAAAGACTATTGCAAAATCGATGTCCCACAAATAAAATATGACAAAATTATTCTATCCGAATGCGATAAGGTGCTACCTATTGAAAATCAAGAAAAATATTGGGGCAAAAAATACAAACTACTAAAAGACTCTAACCACGTGCCTTTTTACAATTTTAAATCTTTTGATGAAATCATTGATTTTTAA